One window of Spirulina subsalsa PCC 9445 genomic DNA carries:
- a CDS encoding glycosyltransferase — translation MSQFLNSSLQDFQTSIMLFDLSIRGHHPNYIRHLISYWLAQNTVNFLYLVVSPRFLTEHPEVVQLADGADSIEFVAITSEEETALASRQSKWGRQRRNFQEWRLLQRYAKQLQVKHCVILYLDTYILPLALGLDSFCSLSGIYFRPRFHYPQWSDSPLTLRESLQLSWEKWLLFRVLSQAKFTKLLSLDPFVLDSIRQWSSSHKIVHVPDPVEEIPPVTVQREVFCQSRGIDSQRQIFLLFGALNERKGVYPLLEAIAQLPDHLAQKLCLFLVGESNIADDLNPKIDNLCQNHPVQIVRHYQFIPHFEVSQYFQLADVILAPYQRHVGMSGILLLAAATQKPVLSSNYGLMGQMVQRYELGLTIDSSQPSAIAQGFTQFLTDSSPPNRSPGLPNATGTQNHPQRAKIWGNPSKMADLARQHSPERFAATVFHQLF, via the coding sequence ATGTCCCAATTCTTGAATTCGTCTTTACAGGATTTTCAGACCAGTATCATGTTGTTTGACCTTTCTATCCGAGGTCATCATCCCAATTATATTCGTCATCTCATCAGCTACTGGTTAGCTCAAAATACGGTCAATTTTCTTTATCTTGTGGTATCTCCCCGTTTCTTAACAGAACATCCTGAAGTCGTTCAATTAGCGGATGGTGCTGATTCAATTGAGTTTGTAGCCATTACTTCAGAAGAAGAAACCGCTTTAGCTTCTCGTCAGTCTAAATGGGGTCGCCAACGGCGAAATTTTCAGGAATGGCGACTCTTACAACGCTATGCTAAACAACTGCAAGTCAAGCATTGTGTAATTCTCTATTTAGATACCTATATTTTACCTTTAGCCTTGGGATTAGATTCTTTTTGTTCTCTTTCTGGCATCTATTTCCGTCCTCGTTTTCACTATCCCCAGTGGTCTGATTCTCCTTTAACACTTCGTGAGTCTCTACAACTCTCTTGGGAAAAATGGCTATTATTTCGGGTTCTAAGTCAAGCCAAGTTCACAAAACTTTTAAGTTTAGATCCCTTCGTTTTAGATTCTATTCGCCAGTGGTCATCTTCTCATAAAATTGTCCACGTTCCTGACCCCGTAGAAGAAATCCCCCCTGTCACGGTACAACGAGAGGTGTTTTGTCAATCGCGGGGAATAGATTCTCAACGGCAGATTTTCTTGCTATTTGGGGCGTTGAACGAGAGAAAAGGGGTTTATCCTTTGTTAGAGGCGATCGCACAACTCCCAGATCATTTAGCACAAAAACTCTGTTTATTCTTAGTGGGAGAGTCTAACATTGCTGATGATCTCAACCCTAAAATTGACAATCTCTGTCAAAACCACCCCGTCCAAATTGTCCGACACTACCAATTTATCCCTCACTTTGAAGTTTCCCAATATTTCCAACTCGCCGATGTTATTTTAGCCCCCTATCAGCGTCATGTGGGAATGAGTGGAATTTTGCTCCTTGCGGCCGCTACTCAAAAACCTGTTCTCAGTTCTAATTATGGCCTAATGGGTCAAATGGTTCAACGCTATGAATTAGGATTAACTATAGATAGTAGTCAACCAAGTGCAATTGCTCAAGGATTTACTCAATTTTTAACCGATTCCTCTCCACCAAATCGTTCCCCCGGACTACCCAACGCTACGGGAACACAAAATCACCCCCAAAGAGCAAAAATCTGGGGAAATCCCAGTAAAATGGCAGACCTAGCACGTCAACATTCCCCTGAACGCTTTGCAGCTACTGTTTTTCATCAACTTTTCTAA
- a CDS encoding glycosyltransferase family 2 protein — protein sequence MKPVHSSDYTQNLALSTPELSIVVPIYNEVESLPQLLEAIAQSLHNTGLTYELICVDDGSQDGSGEWLKTHSRQFPQLRAILLRRNYGQTAAMSAGFHHAQGQVIITLDGDLQNDPADIPRLLAKLNEGYDLVSGWREKRQDAALTRLLPSKIANWLIGKIIGVKLHDYGCSLKAYRAEIAADLNLYGELHRFLPALAFIEGARITELPVSHHPRQHGRSKYGLGRTLRVMMDLFTVYFMKKFLTRPMHVFGLLGIVSSLLGIILASYLTVLKLGLGQDIGDRPLLIFAVLLLLTGLQLFSFGLLAELMMRTYHESQDRPIYRVREIIQQHPLPSSRRRP from the coding sequence ATGAAGCCTGTTCACTCGTCTGATTACACCCAAAATCTAGCGCTGTCTACCCCTGAACTCTCCATTGTTGTCCCCATTTACAACGAAGTGGAAAGCCTCCCTCAGCTGCTAGAGGCGATCGCCCAAAGTCTCCACAACACCGGATTGACCTACGAACTGATCTGCGTAGACGACGGATCTCAAGACGGTTCGGGTGAATGGCTCAAAACCCACTCCCGACAATTTCCCCAACTCCGAGCCATCCTACTCCGTCGAAACTACGGTCAAACCGCCGCCATGTCGGCCGGATTTCATCATGCTCAAGGACAAGTCATAATTACCCTCGATGGCGACCTCCAAAACGACCCAGCCGATATTCCCCGACTCCTCGCCAAACTCAACGAAGGCTATGATCTCGTCAGTGGATGGCGTGAGAAACGTCAGGATGCCGCCTTGACCCGCCTCCTCCCCTCCAAAATAGCCAACTGGCTCATCGGGAAAATTATCGGTGTTAAACTCCATGATTACGGCTGTTCCCTCAAAGCCTATCGAGCCGAAATCGCCGCCGACCTTAACCTTTACGGAGAACTCCACCGCTTCCTCCCCGCCCTCGCCTTTATCGAAGGCGCTCGTATTACTGAACTCCCCGTCAGCCATCACCCTCGCCAACATGGACGCAGCAAATACGGCCTAGGACGCACGCTGCGGGTCATGATGGATCTGTTTACCGTCTACTTCATGAAGAAGTTTTTGACCCGTCCTATGCACGTTTTTGGGCTATTAGGGATTGTTTCTAGCCTACTCGGGATCATCCTCGCCAGTTACCTCACCGTCCTTAAGCTAGGTTTGGGTCAAGATATTGGCGATCGCCCCCTACTCATCTTCGCCGTCCTACTCCTCCTCACAGGTCTTCAACTCTTCAGCTTTGGACTCCTTGCCGAATTAATGATGCGCACCTACCATGAGTCTCAAGATCGACCAATTTACCGAGTTAGAGAAATCATTCAACAGCACCCTCTCCCATCCTCCCGACGCAGACCCTAG
- a CDS encoding glycosyltransferase, with protein sequence MRILIVHNLYRIRGGEDESSAAEERLLRGGGEFVESYQETNDEERMKAFNSLQLAGRTIWSGESYQIVRDKIRQHQIDVVHVQNFFPLISPSVYYAAKAEGVPVVQSLRNYRLLCPNGLFFRQGQVCEDCLGQLIPYPGIVHACYRDNRLATGVTAAMITTHRLLQTWSKQVNQFIALSQFARDKFIEAGLPGEKIVVKPNFVAPDPGAGQGQGGYGLYVGRLSVEKGLDVLLAAWEKLGKRVPLKIVGDGPLQDWVVQATERFPHIEWLGRRPLAEVYELMGEALFLVFPSKWYETFGRVAVEAFAKGTPVIASDIGAIAELVQDEVTGLKFRPGDSSDLASKVNHAIAHPHLLHSMRNHARAEFLQKYTAEQNYEQLKTIYLKVQGTGNRE encoded by the coding sequence ATGAGAATCTTAATCGTCCATAACTTATATCGGATTCGAGGGGGGGAAGATGAATCCTCAGCCGCAGAAGAACGGTTATTACGTGGAGGGGGAGAATTCGTCGAGTCTTACCAAGAAACCAATGATGAAGAACGGATGAAGGCTTTCAATTCCCTGCAATTAGCGGGTCGCACGATTTGGTCTGGGGAGTCTTATCAGATTGTGCGGGATAAAATCCGCCAGCACCAGATTGATGTAGTTCACGTTCAAAACTTTTTCCCCCTAATTTCCCCCTCGGTTTATTATGCGGCCAAGGCGGAAGGAGTCCCCGTAGTCCAAAGTCTGAGAAATTACCGTCTCCTTTGCCCCAATGGGCTATTTTTCCGCCAAGGTCAAGTGTGTGAAGACTGTTTGGGTCAGTTGATTCCTTACCCCGGTATTGTTCACGCTTGCTACCGGGATAACCGTCTGGCCACTGGGGTAACGGCCGCGATGATCACCACCCATCGCCTTTTACAAACTTGGTCTAAACAGGTGAATCAGTTTATTGCCTTAAGTCAATTTGCCCGCGATAAGTTTATTGAGGCCGGTTTACCGGGGGAGAAAATCGTCGTGAAGCCCAATTTTGTCGCTCCTGACCCCGGGGCGGGTCAAGGCCAGGGGGGCTATGGGTTATATGTGGGGCGGTTATCGGTGGAAAAGGGATTAGATGTTTTATTGGCGGCGTGGGAAAAGTTAGGGAAGCGGGTACCCTTGAAAATTGTGGGGGACGGTCCCCTACAAGATTGGGTGGTTCAGGCCACGGAACGTTTTCCCCATATTGAGTGGTTAGGCAGACGGCCCCTTGCGGAGGTTTACGAGTTAATGGGAGAGGCCTTGTTTTTAGTGTTTCCCTCCAAATGGTATGAAACCTTTGGTCGGGTAGCGGTGGAAGCGTTTGCTAAAGGAACTCCGGTGATAGCGTCGGATATTGGGGCGATCGCGGAATTAGTCCAAGATGAGGTGACAGGCTTGAAATTCCGCCCCGGTGATAGTTCAGATTTAGCGAGTAAAGTTAATCATGCGATCGCCCATCCCCACCTCCTCCACTCCATGCGAAACCACGCCCGAGCCGAATTTTTGCAAAAATATACAGCCGAACAAAACTATGAGCAGCTAAAAACGATTTATCTGAAAGTTCAAGGAACAGGAAATCGGGAATAA
- a CDS encoding glycosyltransferase, producing MKNVIIFSSLLLPSSQTFIRDPVEQFQEFKGYYVGSRRVEGLELPEERTWVVNQGGLGGKLQEQLFKLTGFAPQLYSQIRALDPVLIHAQFGLSGTLALPWAKSLKIPLIVHYRGADATIRADCARYTSLNHWLYFQRLPQLQRDSHLFLTVCQFLHQKLLEQGFPPEKIITHYHGVDIEKFSPNPQIPRRPIVLFVGRLTEKKGVKFLILAMSDVQRQLPDVELVMIGDGPLRTDLETLAQQCLKRYQFLGVQPPSVVKAWMNQAHVLAAPSITSPEGDSEGLPNVILEAQAMGLPVVSTYHAGIPEAVLHEKTGFLTAEQDSQELGGYILELFKNPDLWQQFSQGGREQMVRHFNRAQQTRRLEEIYENLNRP from the coding sequence ATGAAAAATGTGATTATTTTTAGTAGTTTATTACTTCCCTCTTCTCAAACTTTTATTCGCGACCCGGTGGAACAGTTTCAAGAGTTCAAGGGGTATTATGTGGGGTCACGACGGGTGGAGGGGTTAGAATTACCGGAGGAGCGGACTTGGGTAGTCAATCAAGGGGGACTAGGGGGTAAACTCCAAGAACAACTCTTTAAACTCACCGGATTTGCGCCTCAACTCTACTCCCAAATCCGCGCCCTTGACCCGGTACTCATTCATGCTCAATTTGGACTCAGTGGCACTTTAGCCCTACCTTGGGCAAAATCCCTCAAAATTCCCCTAATTGTCCATTATCGGGGCGCAGATGCCACAATCAGAGCGGATTGCGCCCGCTATACCTCCCTCAATCACTGGCTCTATTTTCAACGCCTACCCCAACTCCAGCGAGACAGTCACCTTTTCCTCACGGTCTGTCAATTCCTACACCAAAAGCTGTTAGAACAAGGTTTTCCCCCCGAAAAAATCATCACCCACTATCACGGGGTTGATATCGAGAAATTTAGCCCCAATCCTCAGATTCCCCGTAGGCCGATTGTTTTATTTGTGGGTCGTTTAACCGAAAAAAAAGGGGTTAAATTTCTCATACTCGCCATGAGCGACGTTCAAAGGCAATTACCCGATGTGGAATTAGTGATGATTGGGGATGGCCCCCTGAGAACTGACCTAGAAACCCTTGCCCAGCAATGCTTAAAACGGTATCAATTTCTAGGGGTTCAACCCCCAAGTGTGGTCAAAGCTTGGATGAATCAAGCCCACGTATTAGCGGCTCCAAGCATTACTTCCCCAGAAGGAGACTCGGAAGGATTACCCAATGTCATTTTAGAAGCCCAAGCTATGGGACTCCCGGTGGTTAGTACCTATCACGCTGGCATTCCCGAAGCGGTTCTGCACGAAAAAACGGGATTTCTCACGGCAGAACAAGACAGTCAGGAACTGGGAGGATACATTTTAGAACTATTCAAAAATCCCGACTTATGGCAACAGTTTAGCCAAGGGGGACGAGAACAGATGGTGAGGCATTTTAACCGAGCGCAACAAACCCGCCGTTTAGAAGAAATTTATGAGAATCTTAATCGTCCATAA
- a CDS encoding tyrosine-type recombinase/integrase, with amino-acid sequence MTQNKLTQLSHGFLRRRNRDLVAELLAGKRSPNTCRAYLKDLKDFFQTMAGEELSEELILQFLQLDRFSALSIALEYKASMIQRGLAEATVNRRLSALRSLVNYAHQVGCCDWTLVGVRGERVTKYRDTTGISPEQFKQMLQQCDRSSIRGKRDYAMLCLLWDNALRRGELVNTEVRDFDPEGKQLMILSKGRGTQRECIALTPSTIAAIEDWLATRGETRPQDPLFSSLNRSTVGQRLHPASLERIVRVIAQQAGIPKRISPNRIRHASITTFLDASGGNVRAAQRLSRHLNLDTLQIYDDNRTNIQRDASTVLATLRED; translated from the coding sequence ATGACCCAAAACAAACTGACACAGCTCAGTCACGGTTTTCTCCGACGACGAAATCGAGACCTAGTAGCGGAGTTGTTGGCAGGTAAGCGATCACCGAATACCTGTCGGGCGTATCTTAAGGATTTAAAGGACTTTTTTCAGACTATGGCAGGGGAGGAGTTATCCGAAGAGTTAATTCTTCAGTTTCTCCAGTTAGACCGCTTTAGTGCACTATCCATTGCGTTAGAGTATAAGGCTTCTATGATTCAACGGGGATTGGCGGAAGCCACGGTGAATCGACGTTTATCAGCCTTGCGGAGTTTGGTCAATTACGCCCATCAGGTAGGCTGTTGTGACTGGACGTTGGTGGGGGTACGAGGGGAAAGAGTGACGAAGTATCGCGATACTACGGGAATTAGTCCTGAGCAGTTTAAACAAATGCTCCAGCAGTGTGACCGCTCCTCGATCCGAGGCAAGCGGGATTACGCGATGTTATGTTTATTGTGGGACAATGCCCTCCGACGGGGGGAGTTGGTGAATACCGAAGTACGGGATTTTGATCCCGAAGGTAAACAGTTGATGATTTTGAGCAAGGGGAGGGGAACTCAACGGGAGTGTATTGCGTTAACACCTTCGACAATTGCAGCGATTGAAGACTGGTTAGCAACTCGCGGGGAAACTCGACCCCAAGACCCGTTGTTTAGTTCCCTCAATCGATCGACAGTGGGACAGCGCTTACATCCGGCCTCGCTTGAACGCATTGTTCGTGTGATTGCGCAACAAGCGGGAATTCCCAAGCGAATCAGTCCCAATCGCATCCGCCATGCTAGTATTACAACCTTTTTAGATGCCTCGGGAGGCAATGTTCGGGCAGCCCAACGCCTGAGTCGTCATTTGAACTTAGATACGCTACAAATCTATGATGATAATCGCACCAATATTCAACGGGATGCTTCAACAGTGTTGGCAACGCTACGCGAAGATTGA
- a CDS encoding zinc ribbon domain-containing protein, whose protein sequence is MAEENRRRFVRTRASIQAKRTKGAKRLLRRLSWKESRFQAWVNVILVDPRYRSQTCARCHHIHPERGKFYRKGKVFKCGHCGFEIDAD, encoded by the coding sequence ATGGCAGAGGAAAATCGACGCCGTTTCGTCCGTACCAGAGCCTCGATTCAAGCCAAACGCACCAAGGGAGCGAAAAGGCTCCTGAGAAGGCTCTCCTGGAAGGAATCGAGGTTTCAAGCGTGGGTTAACGTGATTCTTGTTGATCCGCGCTACAGGAGCCAGACGTGCGCTCGATGCCACCATATTCACCCGGAGCGGGGGAAATTTTATCGGAAGGGTAAGGTTTTCAAGTGTGGGCATTGTGGTTTCGAGATTGACGCGGATTGA